In Nothobranchius furzeri strain GRZ-AD chromosome 19, NfurGRZ-RIMD1, whole genome shotgun sequence, the following are encoded in one genomic region:
- the pex1 gene encoding peroxisomal ATPase PEX1 translates to MFSNQGIQAVRVVFNNTKNCFLHLPSKLVAHLSLNENQALELSWGNGSPVFLSWTRSRASSSQDAHRVELCRQLGETLGLRDGEQGFLRPCHQVSSLTQVFVEPLSSDDWEILELHSSALEQQLLDQIRVVFQGAVLPVWVDNHTVIYIRVASLAPHVPYGRLEQFTELAVSPKIRAGIGALTESFEKFSNSPANLLPSSSEATAASSSPESRRWGGVADLKSLFRHVTKGSYDPIKEQPPVPNVPAILPDSIYRVCSTPPDALCTVNHANAAAIHTFPWSFCWNAAPRGGQSAVTYGRLSKVLSPREARDKSKQAAEKRKHGGESGASEEEAVVVRVVCHCAETQAGPNEGGIHSGRVWIPQPLSSKLHIQPHSTVRIKPVKSTIKVATSVHLQPLSPQPEETDEEIQTAFLSWLHTQSHEPLACLTPRCSSVLLHGNDEKLELALTVLHPEPLNDPPDQLFLLAPTVLQKGDVQVDRRPVDRPAVTSSEEAPDPELPSPRTLGGIDELIGTGFEFISNNLLAGLLSGQLCTPGRGLKGGALLVTGAKGSGKSSLSRVLCRKSRDDLDAHVEVVDCKKLQGKRADTVRQILQDVFEQAEWRQPSVILLDDLDHLTRAPTSPEHEHGPEALLQQHIAQGLKDLVDEVVEHSSLVSLIITSQSEHSLHPSLTEVQGSHYIQGFISIQPPDQAQRSEILHRLILKKSFLSDALDLGAVAKETEGYTAQDLALLVERATHANATRTGPTGQAVRLTRGDFAEALNRFTPPSLWGADLHPPRGVGLERVGGLREVRQQLMDTIMLPAKYPILFSHLPIRHRSGILLYGAPGTGKTLLIRAVATDSGMNFISIKGPELLSKYIGASEQGVRDVFQRAQAAKPCILFFDEFDSLAPRRGHDSTGVTDRVVNQLLAQLDGVEGLQGVYVLAATSRPDLIDPALLRPGRLDKSLYCPPPDQEARVEILKALSSGLSLAPDVDLEQLAAATEQFTGADLKALLYNAQLEAVHSSPASHDLTSGSDSDMSLSSMIFPNHGSGSDDSVEERDQSVTLDPSAEFQAEDEQSNVWRLYFGSSYESELDNSPASRQNSWCVFGPNTTHELPAGSVREPVSTLPPAFMPSIQTGFSELGPEQLERLQQNIHNIKNNHRKSKEECVCTRSASSQPGLLLAQAHINSAMASTRPSLSPDDWSRYTRLFEDFGGSGDRKSPPSVTFKPGQRVTLA, encoded by the exons ATGTTTAGCAACCAGGGAATTCAAGCCGTTCGTGTCGTTTTTAACAACACAAAAAACTGCTTTCTTCACCTCCCTTCCAAGTTGGTAGCGCATCTTTCCTTGAACGAG AATCAGGCGCTGGAATTGTCCTGGGGTAACGGATCTCCAGTGTTTCTCAGCTGGACTCGAAGTAGGGCCTCCTCCAGCCAGGATGCTCACAGGGTGGAACTGTGTCGGCAACTTGGAGAAACGTTGGGTTTGAGAGACGGAGAGCAG GGCTTCCTCAGACCGTGTCATCAGGTCTCATCGCTGACTCAGGTGTTTGTGGAGCCGCTATCGTCTGATGACTGGGAGATCTTG GAGCTCCACAGCTCTGCCCTGGAGCAGCAGCTGCTGGACCAGATCAGGGTGGTTTTCCAAGGTGCTGTTCTTCCCGTCTGGGTGGACAACCACACAGTGATCTACATTCGAGTAG CGTCGCTCGCCCCTCATGTGCCCTACGGCCGCCTGGAGCAGTTCACAGAGCTCGCCGTGTCTCCGAAGATCCGCGCGGGAATCGGCGCCCTCACAGAGTCTTTTGAGAAGTTCAGCAACAGCCCTGCAAACCTGCTCCCATCCTCCTCGGAGGCGACAGCAGCGTCTTCCTCTCCTGAAAGCCGACGGTGGGGTGGCGTCGCTGACCTAAAGAGCCTGTTTCGACACGTGACGAAGGGCAGCTACGACCCGATTAAAGAGCAGCCTCCTGTTCCGAACGTTCCCGCCATCCTCCCCGACTCCATCTACAGAGTGTGCAGCACGCCGCCGGACGCCCTTTGCACCGTAAATCACGCCAACGCTGCTGCCATTCACACTTTTCCCTGGAGCTTCTGCTGGAACGCCGCGCCGAGAGGAGGCCAGTCAGCGGTCACCTACGGCCGCCTTTCCAAAGTCTTATCCCCCAGAGAAGCGAGAGACAAAAGTAAGCAGGCTGCGGAGAAACGGAAGCACGGCGGTGAAAGTGGCGCTTCGGAGGAGGAAGCTGTGGTGGTCAGGGTCGTGTGCCACTGCGCCGAGACGCAGGCGGGTCCCAACGAGGGAGGGATCCACAGCGGGAGAGTCTGG ATCCCTCAGCCTCTGAGCAGCAAGTTACACATCCAGCCACATTCAACAGTGAGAATAAAACCAGTGAAGTCGACCATCAAAGTCGCCACCAGCGTTCACCTGCAGCCTCTGAGCCCTCAG CCCGAGGAGACCGACGAAGAGATCCAGACGGCGTTCCTCAGCTGGCTGCACACTCAGAGCCACGAACCTCTGGCCTGTCTGACTCCACGCTGCAGCTCCGTCCTCCTACACGGAAACGACG AAAAGCTGGAGCTGGCTCTGACGGTGCTGCACCCGGAGCCGCTGAACGATCCTCCCGACCAGCTTTTTCTTCTGGCGCCCACTGTCCTGCAGAAGGGAGACGTACAG GTGGACAGACGGCCAGTTGACCGACCTGCTGTGACTTCTTCTGAAGAAGCTCCTGATCCAGAGCTCCCATCTCCTCGTACTCTTGG TGGGATTGATGAGCTTATTGGAACTGGATTTGAGTTTATTTCCAACAACCTTCTGGCCGGTCTTCTCTCAGGACAGCTTTGTACTCCTGGACGAGGCCTTAAGGGGGGAGCGTTGCTCGTCACCGGCGCTAAG GGCAGTGGGAAGAGCAGTTTGTCACGAGTGCTTTGCAGGAAATCCAGAGACGACCTGGACGCACATGTGGAAGTGGTGGACTGCAAAAAGCTTCAAG GCAAACGGGCCGACACTGTCAGACAGATTCTGCAGGACGTTTTTGAACAGGCAGAGTGGAGGCAGCCGTCTGTTATTTTGCTCGATGACCTGGACCATCTGACACGTGCGCCAACCTCACCGGAGCACGAGCACGGACCCGAGGCGCTGCTGCAGCAGCACATCGCCCAGG GTCTGAAGGATCTGGTCGATGAGGTGGTGGAGCACTCCAGCCTGGTGAGTCTGATCATCACCAGCCAGAGCGAACACTCGCTTCACCCGTCGCTCACGGAGGTGCAGGGCTCCCACTACATCCAGGGATTTATCAGCATCCAACCACCCGACCAG GCGCAGAGATCAGAAATCCTGCACCGTCTGATCCTAAAGAAGTCCTTCCTGTCTGATGCTCTTGACCTGGGAGCTGTTGCCAAGGAGACGGAGGGATACACAGCCCAAGATCTTGCTCTGCTTGTGGAGCGTGCAACCCACGCCAACGCCACACGAACAGGGCCGACTGGCCAAG CTGTCCGGCTCACACGGGGGGACTTTGCAGAGGCTCTGAACAGATTCACACCTCCCTCATTGTGGGGGGCGGACCTCCATCCACCCAGGGGAGTCGGGCTGGAGAGGGTGGGCGGGCTGAGAGAGGTGCGACAGCAGCTGATGGACACCATCATGCTCCCTGCCAAG TATCCCATCCTCTTCTCCCATCTTCCCATCCGACATCGCTCCGGAATTCTGCTGTATGGAGCTCCCGGGACAGGGAAGACGCTGCTGATCAGAGCTGTGGCTACAGACAGCGGCATGAACTTCATCAGCATCAAG GGACCAGAACTTCTGAGTAAATACATCGGTGCCAGCGAACAAGGAGTCCGTGATGTCTTCCAGAG GGCACAAGCTGCCAAACCGTGCATCCTGTTCTTCGACGAGTTCGACTCCCTGGCCCCGAGGAGAGGCCACGACAGCACCGGCGTCACCGACCGCGTGGTCAACCAGCTCCTCGCCCAGCTGGACGGAGTCGAAGGGCTTCAGG GTGTTTACGTTCTGGCAGCCACCAGCCGTCCAGACCTGATCGACCCAGCCCTGCTGAGACCTGGACGACTGGACAAGTCCCTCTACTGCCCCCCTCCAGACCAG GAGGCTCGCGTGGAGATTCTGAAAGCTCTGAGCTCTGGCCTCTCTCTGGCTCCAGATGTTGACCTGGAACAGCTGGCAGCGGCGACGGAGCAGTTCACCGGAGCAGACCTGAAGGCCCTGCTCTACAACGCGCAGCTGGAGGCGGTCCACAGCAGCCCAGCATCACAT GATCTGACCTCCGGCTCAGACAGCGACATGAGCCTGTCCTCCATGATCTTCCCAAACCACGGCAGCGGCTCGGACGATTCGGTGGAAGAGCGGGATCAAAGTGTAACCTTGGACCCGTCCGCCGAGTTTCAGGCGGAGGACGAGCAAAGCAACGTCTGGAGGCTTTACTTCGGAAGTTCGTACGAGTCCGAGCTAGATAACTCGCCTGCTTCCAGACAG AACTCCTGGTGTGTCTTTGGACCCAACACCACCCATGAGCTCCCAGCAGGGTCGGTCCGAGAGCCGGTCAGCACTCTCCCTCCTGCCTTCATGCCCTCCATCCAGACGGGGTTCAGCGAGCTCGGCCCGGAGCAGCTGGAGCGCCTACAGCAAAACATTCACAACATCAAGAACAACCACAGGAAGTCCAAA gaggagTGTGTGTGCACTCGTTCAGCCTCCAGCCAGCCAGGCTTGCTGCTGGCTCAGGCGCACATAAACTCCGCCATGGCTTCGACCAGACCTTCCCTCAGCCCAGACGACTGGAGCAGATACACAAGACT GTTCGAGGACTTTGGTGGTTCAGGAGACAGAAAGTCCCCTCCCTCCGTCACTTTTAAACCAGGACAACGTGTGACTTTAGCCTGA
- the rbm48 gene encoding RNA-binding protein 48 translates to MAVPVNNSSGCWKVPDVHKHHEQQKVCISRPKYREGRRAKAVKVYTINLESRFLMVLGVPAIGVMTELVQLCALYGVVEEYRPLDEYPAEEFTEVYLIKFQKLTSARAAKRNMDEKSFYGGVLHVCYVPEYETVEDTRLKLQDRRGYVMRAARSRAKAAHSEGSASSTTASDINVRHDQTSKKECAEDASNHSQHAEFPPLPLPPWEQHPFGHNSPHGISAQEDKMGTLHDAIINLKQPQVEKLSVNQASERDHDTEHRLTSDQASAFRFLPRSSHLEIRKRRMEEAPEQSASVSGGTETLIGPKLPEPPKLDMNDDSLNTTASLIRNTMKQVGSAPGFKAVEKKTKPRRRI, encoded by the exons ATGGCGGTCCCTGTAAACAACAGCTCCGGTTGTTGGAAAGTTCCTGACGTTCACAAACATCACGAACAGCAGAAAGTTTGCATTTCTCGACCAAAGTATCGAGAAGGAAGAAGAGCTAAAGCGGTTAAG GTGTACACCATTAACCTAGAGTCCCGTTTCCTGATGGTACTGGGAGTCCCAGCTATCGGTGTGATGACGGAGCTGGTCCAGCTGTGTGCCCTGTATGGTGTTGTGGAGGAGTACAGACCTCTGGACGAGTATCCGGCTGAGGAGTTTACAGAAGTCTACCTCATCAAGTTCCAGAAGCTAACCAGCGCCAG AGCAGCCAAACGCAACATGGATGAGAAAAGCTTCTACGGCGGTGTGCTGCATGTGTGTTACGTCCCAGAGTATGAGACTGTAGAAGACACCAGGCTAAAGCTACAGGACCGGAGGGGTTATGTTATGAGAGCAGCTCGGAGCAGAG CAAAAGCGGCGCACAGCGAAGGCTCCGCATCATCGACGACTGCATCAGACATAAACGTCAGACACGATCAAACCTCTAAAAAAGAATGTGCAGAGGATGCTTCAAACCACAGCCAACATGCAGAATTCCCTCCTCTCCCATTACCTCCATGGGAGCAGCATCCCTTTGGACATAACAGTCCACATGGGATCAGCGCACAGGAGGACAAAATGGGAACTTTACATGATGCCATCATAAACTTGAAACAGCCCCAAGTGGAAAAGTTAAGCGTTAACCAAGCCTCAGAGAGAGACCACGACACAGAACACAGACTGACCTCAGATCAGGCTTCAGCATTCAGGTTTCTCCCAAGGTCCTCGCACTTGGAGATCAGGAAACGCAGAATGGAAGAGGCTCCCGAGCAGTCGGCAAGTGTTTCTGGAGGAACCGAGACCCTGATTGGACCGAAATTACCAGAACCACCTAAACTGGACATGAATGATGACTCGTTGAACACAACTGCCAGCCTGATCAGGAACACAATGAAACAG gtgggATCTGCTCCGGGTTTCAAAGCTGTTGAGAAAAAGACAAAACCACGTCGTCGGATATGA